In Candidatus Methanomethylicota archaeon, the genomic window AGCCCTAATCTCCCAACTAAGCTTATCACCCACTGAAAGATTAAATTGCTTAACAATTCCAATGGGGATAGTTGTTCTTAAAGACCTACTTTTCGATGTAGCTTTAGTAAGAACTGTAACCTCTCCCATTGCCAATTACCTATCATAAGTATAGGTAAAATCATTTA contains:
- a CDS encoding AbrB/MazE/SpoVT family DNA-binding domain-containing protein, with the protein product MGEVTVLTKATSKSRSLRTTIPIGIVKQFNLSVGDKLSWEIRAEGGDLIIVVKPLKNRG